Sequence from the Streptomyces peucetius genome:
GGCCAGTTCCGCAGGGCTCAGCCCCTCCCAGACCCGCTCGCGCAGGCACTCGCTGGCCAGCAGGTCCAGTTCGCCGTAGAGCCTGGCGAGGCGCTTGCCGTCCTCGGTGACCTCGTTGCCGCGGAGGTAGTCCATCTCCGTCAGCAGGGCGACGATCCGGTCGAAGGTCCGCGCGATGGTGTTCGTACGGCCCTCGATGCGGCGCTCCAGCTGCCGGGTGTCCCGCTGCAGCCGGTGGTAGCGCTCCGCCCAGCGGGCGTGGTCCTCGCGCTCGTCGCAGCCGTGGCAGGGGTGGGCCCGCAGTTCGGCGCGGAGCCTGGTGATCTCACGGTCGTCCGCCGCGGGGGACCGGCCCTTGCGGTGCCGCTCGGGCGCGATGTGCCCCGCCTTGGTGCGCAGCGCCGACGCGAGATCCCGACGCGACTGCGGTGAGCGGGGGTTGAAGGACTTGGGGATGCGCATCCGCTCCAGCGCCTCGACCGGCACCGGGAAGTCGATCGACGCCAGCCGCTTGACCTGACGCTCCGCGGTGAGCACCAGCGGGCGCGGCCCGTCGTGGTACTCGAAGCCTCGGTGGCCGCCCGTCCGCCCGGCGGGCAGTCCGGGATCGAGGACCAGCGCCAGACCGGCGAACTTGCCCGTCGGCACATGGATCACGTCGCCCTGCTTCAGCCGTTCCAGCGACGCGGCGGCGGCCGCGCGGCGCTGCGCGGCGCCCTGCTTGGCGAGTTCGGTCTCGCGGTCCTTGAGGTCGCGGCGCAGCCGCGCGTACTCCTCGAAGTCGCCGAGGTGGCAGGTCATGCCCTCGCGGTACCCCTGGAGGCCCTCCTCGTTGCGCTGCACCTGGCGGGAGATGCCCACCACCGACTTGTCGGCCTGGAACTGCGCGAACGACGTCTCCAGCAGCTCGCGCGAGCGGTGCCGGCCGAACTGCTGCACCAGATTGACCGCCATGTTGTACGACGGCTTGAAGCTGGAGCGCAGCGGGTAGGTCCGTGTGCCGGCGAGTCCGGCGAGCGCGCCCGGGTCCATGGCCCGCTGCCACAGGACCACCGCGTGGCCCTCGACGTCGATGCCTCGGCGCCCGGCGCGACCCGTCAACTGGGTGTACTCGCCGGGGGTGATGTCGGCGTGCTGCTCGCCGTTCCACTTGACGAGCTTCTCCAGCACCACGGAACGGGCGGGCATGTTGATGCCGAGCGCCAGCGTTTCCGTCGCGAACACGGCCTTCACCAGGCCGCGTACGAACAGTTCCTCGACGACCTCCTTGAAGGTCGGCAGCATGCCGGCGTGGTGGGCGGCGATGCCCCGCTCCAGACCTTCCAGCCACTCGTAGTAGCCGAGGACATGGAGGTCCTCCCCTGGGATGGAGGCGGTCCGCTCCTCGACGATCTCGCGCACCTTCGTGCGCGCCTCCTCGTCGTTGAGCCGCAGACCCGCGTAGAGGCACTGCTGCACGGCGGCCTCGCAGGCCGCGCGGCTGAAGATGAACGTGATCGCGGGCAG
This genomic interval carries:
- a CDS encoding DEAD/DEAH box helicase encodes the protein MTEDLSPAERYAAARVRAAEEATALAPFRAMYDFDLDPFQIEACQALEAGKGVLVAAPTGSGKTIVGEFAVHLALEQGRKCFYTTPIKALSNQKYTDLVKRYGSAKVGLLTGDNSVNAGAPVVVMTTEVLRNMLYAGSQALTGLGYVVMDEVHYLSDRFRGAVWEEVIIHLPESVTLVSLSATVSNAEEFGDWLDTVRGDTEVIVSEHRPVPLWQHVMAGRRMYDLFEEESDHGGRGVARREVNPDLVRLARMESSRAYNPRDRRRGKMVREADRERERRQRSRIWTPGRPEVIDRLDAEGLLPAITFIFSRAACEAAVQQCLYAGLRLNDEEARTKVREIVEERTASIPGEDLHVLGYYEWLEGLERGIAAHHAGMLPTFKEVVEELFVRGLVKAVFATETLALGINMPARSVVLEKLVKWNGEQHADITPGEYTQLTGRAGRRGIDVEGHAVVLWQRAMDPGALAGLAGTRTYPLRSSFKPSYNMAVNLVQQFGRHRSRELLETSFAQFQADKSVVGISRQVQRNEEGLQGYREGMTCHLGDFEEYARLRRDLKDRETELAKQGAAQRRAAAAASLERLKQGDVIHVPTGKFAGLALVLDPGLPAGRTGGHRGFEYHDGPRPLVLTAERQVKRLASIDFPVPVEALERMRIPKSFNPRSPQSRRDLASALRTKAGHIAPERHRKGRSPAADDREITRLRAELRAHPCHGCDEREDHARWAERYHRLQRDTRQLERRIEGRTNTIARTFDRIVALLTEMDYLRGNEVTEDGKRLARLYGELDLLASECLRERVWEGLSPAELAACVSALVYEARQSDDALPPKVPAGKAKAALGEMVRIWGRLDALEEEFRINQAEGVGQREPDLGFAWAAYEWASDKGLDAVLREAGMPAGDFVRWCKQVIDVLGQIAAAAPRENSTVAKNARKAVDSLLRGVVAYSSVG